One stretch of Streptomyces sp. R21 DNA includes these proteins:
- a CDS encoding TIGR03842 family LLM class F420-dependent oxidoreductase, with the protein MDFGLVLQTDPPASRVIELMQRAEGNGFTYGWTFDSAVLWQEPFVIYSQILANTEKLTIGPMVTNPGTRTWEVTASTFATLNDMYGNRTVCGIGRGDSAMRVAGRKPNTLARISEAMKVIRALGRGDEADLGGTVIKFPWVKPGAQLPVWMAAYGPKALKMTGEEADGFILQLSDLYLTEYMVKAVKQAAVDAGRDPSDVKICVAAPAYITEDDSPEALAHAREQCRWFGGMVGNHVADLVSKYGEHSAAVPDELTDYIKAREGYDYSHHGRADNPDTAFVPDEIVDRFCLIGTAEQHIEKLNALRALGVDQFAVYDMHDAQEATIDAYGSTVIPAING; encoded by the coding sequence ATGGACTTCGGACTCGTCCTGCAGACCGACCCCCCTGCCTCCCGTGTGATCGAGCTGATGCAGCGGGCCGAGGGCAACGGCTTCACGTACGGCTGGACCTTCGACTCGGCCGTGCTGTGGCAGGAACCCTTCGTGATCTACAGTCAGATTCTCGCGAACACCGAGAAGTTGACGATCGGCCCGATGGTCACCAACCCGGGCACCCGCACCTGGGAGGTCACCGCCTCCACCTTCGCGACCCTCAACGACATGTACGGCAACCGCACGGTGTGCGGCATCGGGCGCGGCGACTCGGCGATGCGCGTGGCCGGACGCAAGCCCAACACCTTGGCCCGCATCAGCGAGGCCATGAAGGTCATCCGCGCCCTCGGCCGCGGCGATGAGGCCGACCTCGGTGGCACGGTCATCAAGTTCCCGTGGGTCAAGCCGGGCGCCCAACTCCCCGTCTGGATGGCGGCTTACGGCCCGAAGGCCCTGAAGATGACGGGCGAGGAGGCCGACGGCTTCATCCTCCAGCTCTCCGACCTGTACCTCACCGAGTACATGGTCAAGGCCGTGAAGCAGGCGGCCGTCGACGCGGGCCGCGACCCCTCCGACGTGAAGATCTGCGTGGCCGCCCCCGCGTACATCACCGAGGACGACTCGCCCGAGGCGCTCGCCCACGCGCGCGAGCAGTGCCGCTGGTTCGGCGGCATGGTCGGCAACCATGTGGCCGACCTCGTCTCCAAGTACGGCGAGCACTCCGCCGCCGTACCGGACGAACTCACCGACTACATCAAGGCCCGTGAGGGCTACGACTACTCCCACCACGGACGCGCGGACAACCCCGACACCGCGTTCGTGCCGGACGAGATCGTCGACCGGTTCTGCCTCATCGGCACCGCCGAGCAGCACATCGAGAAGCTGAACGCGCTACGCGCGCTCGGCGTCGACCAGTTCGCCGTGTACGACATGCACGACGCGCAGGAAGCGACCATCGACGCGTACGGGTCGACGGTCATCCCGGCCATCAACGGCTAG
- the hydA gene encoding dihydropyrimidinase, whose protein sequence is MSRTVIRGGLVITASDEIHADVLIEDGRIAALAASGTPAAEAWTAERAIDATGKYVIPGGVDAHTHMELPFGGTFASDTFETGTRAAAWGGTTTIIDFAVQSRGRSLREGLDAWNAKADGKCAIDYGFHMIVSDVNEDTLKEMDLLVEEGVTSFKQFMAYPGVFYSDDGQILRAMQRGAENGGLIMMHAENGIAIDVLVEQALARGETDPRYHGEVRKALLEAEATHRAIKLAQVAGAPLYVVHVSAQEAVAELARARDEGLNVFGETCPQYLFLSTDNLAEPDFEGSKYVCSTPLRPKEHQAALWRGLRTNDLQVVSTDHCPFCFEGQKELGRGDFSKIPNGLPGVENRMDLLHQAVVDGHISRRRWIEIACATPARMFGLYPKKGTIAPGADADVVIYDPHAEQIMSVETHHMNVDYSAYEGKRTTGRVETVLSRGELVISEREFTGRVGHGVYTPRSTCQYLL, encoded by the coding sequence ATGAGCCGTACCGTCATCCGTGGTGGTCTCGTCATCACCGCGTCCGACGAGATCCACGCCGACGTCCTGATCGAGGACGGCCGGATCGCGGCCCTCGCCGCGTCCGGCACCCCGGCGGCCGAGGCGTGGACGGCCGAGCGCGCCATAGACGCCACCGGCAAGTACGTCATCCCGGGCGGCGTCGACGCCCACACCCACATGGAGCTGCCGTTCGGCGGCACCTTCGCCTCCGACACCTTCGAGACGGGCACCCGGGCCGCGGCGTGGGGCGGCACCACCACCATCATCGACTTCGCCGTGCAGAGCAGGGGCCGTTCGCTGCGCGAGGGCCTCGACGCCTGGAATGCCAAGGCCGACGGCAAGTGCGCCATCGACTACGGCTTCCACATGATCGTCTCCGATGTGAACGAGGACACGCTCAAGGAGATGGACCTGCTGGTCGAGGAGGGCGTCACCTCCTTCAAGCAGTTCATGGCCTACCCCGGCGTCTTCTACAGCGACGACGGCCAGATCCTGCGGGCCATGCAGCGCGGCGCCGAGAACGGCGGGCTGATCATGATGCACGCCGAGAACGGCATCGCGATCGACGTGCTGGTCGAGCAGGCGCTCGCCCGCGGCGAGACCGACCCCCGCTACCACGGCGAGGTCCGCAAGGCGCTGCTCGAAGCCGAGGCCACGCACCGCGCCATCAAGCTCGCGCAGGTCGCCGGCGCCCCGCTGTACGTCGTGCACGTCTCGGCGCAGGAAGCGGTCGCCGAGCTGGCCCGGGCCCGCGACGAGGGTCTGAACGTCTTCGGCGAGACCTGCCCGCAGTATCTGTTCCTGTCGACCGACAACCTCGCCGAGCCGGACTTCGAGGGCTCGAAGTACGTGTGCTCGACGCCGCTGCGTCCCAAGGAGCACCAGGCCGCGCTGTGGCGGGGCCTGCGCACCAACGACCTCCAGGTCGTCTCCACCGACCACTGCCCCTTCTGCTTCGAGGGCCAGAAGGAGCTGGGCCGCGGCGACTTCTCGAAGATCCCCAACGGCCTGCCGGGCGTCGAGAACCGCATGGACCTGCTGCACCAGGCCGTCGTCGACGGACACATCAGCCGCCGCCGCTGGATCGAGATCGCCTGCGCGACCCCGGCCCGCATGTTCGGCCTGTACCCGAAGAAGGGCACGATCGCGCCGGGCGCCGACGCGGACGTCGTCATCTACGACCCGCACGCCGAGCAGATCATGTCGGTCGAGACGCACCACATGAACGTCGACTACTCGGCCTACGAGGGCAAGCGCACCACCGGACGGGTGGAGACCGTGCTCTCGCGGGGCGAACTCGTCATCTCCGAGCGGGAGTTCACCGGACGCGTGGGTCACGGCGTCTACACCCCCCGCTCCACCTGTCAGTACCTTCTCTGA
- a CDS encoding nitrilase-related carbon-nitrogen hydrolase, translated as MSRVIRAAIFQTAWTGDKESMIQVHEQAARDAAAQGAQVLCFQELFYGPYFCQVQDKAFYEYAEQIPEGPIVQRFQALAKELGIVLVLPMYEEEQPGVLYNTAAVIDADGSYLGKYRKHHIPQVPGFWEKFYFRPGNAGWPIFDTAVGKIGVYICYDRHFPEGWRALGLEGAEIVFNPSATSRGLSAYLWQLEQPAAAVANEYFVGAINRVGTEELGDNDFYGTSYFVDPEAQFVGEVASDKETELVVRDLDMGKLRDVRDRWQFYRDRRPDAYAPLTAP; from the coding sequence ATGAGCAGAGTGATCCGCGCCGCCATTTTCCAGACCGCATGGACCGGCGACAAAGAATCGATGATTCAGGTCCACGAGCAGGCGGCCCGCGACGCGGCCGCACAGGGCGCACAGGTCCTGTGCTTCCAGGAGCTGTTCTACGGACCCTATTTCTGCCAGGTCCAGGACAAGGCGTTCTACGAGTACGCCGAGCAGATCCCCGAGGGCCCGATCGTGCAGCGCTTCCAGGCGCTCGCCAAGGAACTGGGCATCGTCCTCGTCCTGCCGATGTACGAGGAGGAGCAGCCCGGCGTCCTCTACAACACGGCCGCCGTGATCGACGCGGACGGCTCGTACCTCGGCAAGTACCGCAAGCACCACATCCCGCAGGTCCCCGGCTTCTGGGAGAAGTTCTACTTCCGCCCGGGCAACGCCGGCTGGCCGATCTTCGACACCGCGGTCGGCAAGATCGGCGTATACATCTGCTACGACCGGCACTTCCCGGAGGGCTGGCGTGCGCTGGGCCTCGAAGGCGCCGAGATCGTCTTCAACCCGTCGGCCACCTCGCGCGGTCTGTCCGCCTACCTGTGGCAGCTGGAGCAGCCGGCGGCGGCCGTCGCCAACGAGTACTTCGTCGGTGCGATCAACCGGGTCGGCACCGAGGAACTCGGCGACAACGACTTCTACGGGACCTCGTACTTCGTGGACCCCGAGGCGCAGTTCGTCGGGGAGGTGGCGAGCGACAAGGAGACCGAACTCGTCGTCCGCGACCTGGACATGGGCAAGCTGCGCGACGTCCGCGACCGCTGGCAGTTCTACCGGGACCGCCGCCCCGACGCGTACGCCCCGCTGACCGCTCCCTGA
- a CDS encoding PucR family transcriptional regulator, whose translation MATASSLEPALSVRQVLSLDRVLAGEPEVVAGAGNLDRPVRWVHVAEAADVGVMLTGGEMVLTTGVLLAGNPDAQAEYIRSLHRAEAAAVVLGLGRAFPTPPEVMRRAAERCGLPMVVLHRPFPFAELTEEVQSRLVRSKFAAVSLSEAVRTALTGLITTGAPLQRMLDEIAGHAACPVVVTNLAHRVLATAGERSAVDDVLRDWERIARQAGGSEGDGWVRAELGGRGERWGRIVLCGYRGDAATGRLLADRAAEALVLHRMLGGSVHTWEEESAQSLLTDLVSGVVPARQLLPRARAAGLPVNRRTFVPLVVRDGDPAQLDRVLRLLGLPGLVAEVADGATAVLLSLARDQDAETLAAHFATRLRTESGAPGTVVAAADPRTVWDDVPAGLREAQHVAAAVAENSAALDLPAVVRLRDVHLRGLVRLLRDDPHVQSFAERELDGLLCGRDAESELLPVLRTYLATGRNKSRTAQLHHVSRPALYRRLEAIQARLGVDLDDFEQAASVHIALLAHDAQQG comes from the coding sequence ATGGCCACCGCCTCCTCCTTGGAACCCGCCCTGTCGGTACGCCAGGTCCTCTCGCTGGACCGGGTGCTCGCCGGAGAGCCCGAGGTGGTGGCCGGTGCCGGCAACCTCGACCGGCCCGTGCGCTGGGTGCACGTCGCCGAGGCGGCCGACGTCGGCGTGATGCTCACCGGCGGTGAAATGGTCCTCACCACGGGGGTGTTGCTCGCCGGGAACCCGGACGCCCAGGCCGAGTACATCCGTTCGCTGCACCGCGCGGAGGCCGCGGCCGTGGTCCTCGGACTCGGCCGGGCCTTCCCCACCCCGCCGGAGGTGATGCGCCGGGCCGCCGAGCGGTGCGGGCTGCCCATGGTGGTCCTCCACCGGCCCTTCCCCTTCGCGGAGTTGACGGAGGAGGTCCAGTCCCGGCTGGTGCGCAGCAAGTTCGCCGCCGTCAGCCTCTCCGAGGCCGTACGGACCGCGCTCACCGGGCTGATCACCACGGGCGCCCCGCTGCAGCGCATGCTCGACGAGATCGCCGGGCACGCCGCCTGCCCGGTCGTCGTCACCAACCTCGCGCACCGCGTGCTCGCCACGGCGGGGGAGCGGTCCGCGGTCGACGACGTGCTGCGCGACTGGGAGCGCATCGCACGGCAGGCCGGCGGCAGCGAGGGCGACGGCTGGGTGCGGGCCGAGCTGGGCGGGCGCGGTGAGCGGTGGGGCCGGATCGTGCTGTGCGGGTACCGCGGGGACGCGGCCACCGGGCGGCTGCTCGCCGACCGCGCCGCCGAGGCCCTCGTGCTGCACCGGATGCTCGGCGGGTCCGTGCACACCTGGGAGGAGGAGTCCGCGCAGAGCCTGCTGACCGACCTCGTCTCCGGCGTCGTACCCGCCCGCCAGCTGCTGCCCCGGGCCCGCGCCGCCGGACTCCCGGTCAACCGCCGTACCTTCGTGCCGCTGGTCGTCCGCGACGGCGACCCGGCCCAACTCGACCGCGTCCTGCGTCTGTTGGGGCTGCCCGGACTGGTCGCCGAAGTGGCCGACGGGGCCACCGCCGTGCTGCTCAGCCTCGCCCGCGACCAGGACGCGGAGACGCTCGCGGCGCACTTCGCCACCCGGCTGCGGACGGAATCCGGGGCGCCGGGCACGGTCGTCGCCGCCGCGGACCCCCGGACCGTCTGGGACGACGTGCCCGCGGGGCTGCGCGAGGCCCAGCATGTCGCCGCCGCCGTCGCCGAGAACTCCGCCGCCCTCGACCTCCCTGCGGTGGTGCGGCTGCGGGACGTCCATCTGCGCGGTCTGGTGCGGCTGTTGCGGGACGACCCGCACGTCCAGTCCTTCGCGGAACGGGAGTTGGACGGGCTGCTGTGCGGGCGGGACGCGGAGTCGGAGCTGCTGCCCGTGCTGCGGACGTACCTCGCGACCGGCCGCAACAAGTCGCGGACCGCACAGCTCCACCACGTCAGCCGGCCCGCGCTCTACCGCCGTCTGGAGGCCATACAGGCCCGCCTCGGTGTCGACCTCGACGACTTCGAGCAGGCCGCGTCGGTGCACATCGCGCTGCTCGCGCACGACGCGCAACAGGGGTGA